A genomic stretch from Corynebacterium sp. 21KM1197 includes:
- a CDS encoding DEAD/DEAH box helicase, which yields MTSFADLGLPDPLQRALRAQGITTAFPIQEATIPDILSGRDLLGRGPTGSGKTFAFGLPMLARLSGAPSRPGHPRGLVLVPTRELAAQIKERLADPAAALGLRVLDVVGGINIKRHKTALAAPVDLLVATPGRAQDLINQRALFLDSVQITALDEADQMADMGFLPQVRRLLDLTPPGQRLLFSATLDGQVTTLVKRYLTDPAEHSTAPVKAAVSTMTHHKFLVGTREARNEIVLRIGARKGRTIMFMRTKHGVDRQVKKLQRAGIKAAGLHGDKGQSTRTKAIAGFSDGSIPVLVATDIAARGIDIGEVSLVVHVDPPAEHKAYLHRAGRTARAGSEGTVVTLVMENQEDEVAKLLRKAGVTAREEKVSPDSPALAKITGARIPKKKAGA from the coding sequence GTGACTTCTTTCGCAGACCTCGGCCTCCCCGATCCCCTTCAACGCGCCCTGCGCGCCCAGGGGATCACCACCGCCTTCCCCATTCAGGAGGCCACGATCCCGGATATTCTCTCCGGGCGCGATCTCCTGGGGCGAGGCCCCACGGGTTCGGGGAAAACCTTTGCCTTTGGTCTGCCCATGCTCGCCCGGCTCTCCGGGGCCCCCTCGCGCCCCGGTCACCCGCGCGGATTGGTGCTGGTTCCCACCAGGGAACTCGCCGCTCAGATCAAGGAGCGCCTGGCCGATCCCGCCGCCGCCCTGGGGCTGCGCGTGCTCGACGTGGTGGGCGGCATCAACATCAAGCGGCACAAGACCGCCCTGGCCGCCCCGGTGGACCTGCTGGTGGCCACCCCCGGGCGCGCCCAGGACCTCATCAACCAGCGCGCCCTCTTCCTCGACTCCGTGCAGATCACCGCGCTGGACGAGGCCGATCAGATGGCGGACATGGGCTTTTTACCCCAGGTGCGCAGGCTGCTCGATCTCACTCCCCCCGGCCAACGCCTGCTCTTTTCCGCCACCCTGGACGGTCAGGTGACCACCCTGGTCAAGCGCTACCTCACCGACCCCGCGGAGCACTCCACCGCCCCGGTCAAGGCCGCCGTGAGCACCATGACCCACCACAAGTTCCTGGTGGGCACCCGCGAGGCCCGCAACGAGATCGTGCTGCGCATCGGGGCGCGCAAGGGCCGCACCATCATGTTCATGCGCACCAAGCACGGGGTGGATCGCCAGGTGAAAAAGCTCCAGCGCGCCGGGATCAAGGCCGCAGGCCTCCACGGGGATAAGGGCCAGTCCACCCGCACCAAGGCCATCGCGGGCTTTTCCGATGGCTCCATTCCCGTGCTAGTGGCCACGGACATCGCCGCGCGCGGCATCGACATCGGGGAAGTCTCCCTGGTGGTGCACGTGGATCCGCCCGCCGAGCATAAGGCCTACCTGCACCGCGCCGGGCGCACCGCGCGCGCCGGGAGCGAGGGCACCGTGGTCACTCTGGTGATGGAGAACCAGGAGGACGAGGTGGCAAAGCTCCTGCGCAAGGCCGGGGTCACCGCCAGGGAGGAAAAAGTCTCCCCGGATTCCCCCGCTTTGGCTAAGATCACGGGTGCACGTATCCCCAAGAAGAAGGCTGGTGCCTAA
- the gndA gene encoding NADP-dependent phosphogluconate dehydrogenase: MTNTSQAQIGVIGLAVMGSNLARNFAHHGHTVAVYNRTAAKTQDFMGRYASEGTFLPAETIEEFVASLERPRRAIIMVQAGAATDAVINQLADAMEEGDIIVDGGNALYTDTVRREKEISARGLHFVGTGISGGEEGALNGPSIMPGGTAESYASLGPLLEDISAKVDGTPCCTHIGPDGAGHFVKMVHNGIEYADMQVIGEAYHLLRYAADLEPAQIAEIFTEWNKGDLNSYLIEITAEVLAQVDAATGAPLIDVIVDSAGQKGTGRWTVKAALDLGIPVTGIGEAVFARALSGARTQRAAAQGLPTGTLTTLADLGISTQDFIEDIRRALYASKMVAYAQGFDEIQAGSAENNWNVDPRDLATIWRGGCIIRAKFLNRIVDAYNDNPQVESLLLAPYFTEEVSHSLDSWRRVVVTATQLGLPIPVFASSLSYYDSLRAERLPAALIQGQRDFFGAHTYERTDRPGHFHTLWSEDRSEVEA; the protein is encoded by the coding sequence ATGACTAATACTTCGCAGGCACAGATCGGCGTCATCGGGCTCGCGGTGATGGGCTCCAACCTCGCCCGTAATTTTGCTCATCACGGGCACACCGTGGCCGTGTATAACCGCACCGCCGCCAAGACCCAGGACTTCATGGGCCGGTACGCCTCGGAGGGCACCTTCCTGCCCGCCGAGACCATCGAGGAGTTCGTGGCCTCCCTGGAGCGCCCGCGCCGCGCCATCATCATGGTGCAGGCCGGTGCCGCCACGGATGCCGTGATTAACCAGCTCGCGGACGCGATGGAGGAGGGAGACATCATCGTCGATGGTGGCAACGCCCTCTACACCGATACCGTGCGCCGGGAAAAGGAAATTTCCGCGCGCGGCCTGCACTTTGTGGGCACCGGCATTTCCGGCGGCGAGGAGGGCGCACTCAACGGCCCTTCGATCATGCCGGGCGGTACGGCGGAGTCCTACGCCTCCCTGGGCCCCCTGCTGGAGGATATTTCCGCCAAGGTGGACGGCACGCCGTGCTGCACCCACATCGGCCCGGACGGCGCGGGGCACTTTGTCAAGATGGTGCACAACGGCATCGAGTACGCCGACATGCAGGTGATCGGCGAGGCCTACCACCTGCTGCGCTACGCCGCAGACCTAGAGCCCGCCCAGATCGCGGAGATCTTCACCGAGTGGAACAAGGGCGACCTTAACTCCTACCTCATCGAGATCACCGCCGAGGTGCTCGCCCAGGTGGACGCCGCCACCGGCGCGCCGCTTATCGACGTCATCGTGGACTCCGCGGGCCAAAAGGGCACCGGCCGCTGGACGGTTAAGGCCGCCCTGGATCTAGGGATTCCCGTCACCGGCATCGGCGAGGCCGTGTTTGCCCGCGCGCTGTCCGGGGCCCGCACCCAACGCGCCGCCGCCCAGGGGCTGCCCACCGGCACGCTCACCACCCTGGCCGACCTCGGGATCAGCACCCAAGACTTCATCGAGGACATACGCCGCGCGCTGTACGCCTCCAAGATGGTGGCCTACGCCCAGGGCTTCGATGAGATTCAGGCGGGCTCGGCGGAAAATAACTGGAACGTGGATCCCCGCGATCTGGCCACCATCTGGCGCGGCGGCTGCATCATCCGGGCCAAGTTCCTCAACCGGATCGTGGACGCCTATAACGATAACCCCCAGGTGGAGTCCCTCCTGCTGGCCCCCTACTTCACCGAGGAAGTTTCCCACTCGCTGGATTCCTGGCGCCGCGTGGTGGTCACCGCCACCCAACTGGGCCTGCCCATTCCGGTCTTTGCCTCCTCCCTGTCCTATTACGACAGCCTGCGCGCCGAGCGCCTGCCCGCCGCCCTCATTCAGGGCCAGCGCGATTTCTTCGGTGCCCACACCTACGAGCGCACCGATCGCCCCGGCCACTTCCACACCCTGTGGTCTGAGGATCGCTCCGAGGTGGAGGCCTAG
- a CDS encoding PaaI family thioesterase, with the protein MDFTEMMQLAAREPLPQEILDRINAAEQGAEAALGIRFTAVGPDGVRAEMDVDGRHKQPMGLVHGGMYCVLTEGVASLAALVASEGRPIVGVNNTTDFLRPVSSGTVTAQATAIQQGRRTQLWEVRMEHEGKLVALGRLRTMLAS; encoded by the coding sequence ATGGACTTCACAGAGATGATGCAATTGGCCGCGCGCGAACCCCTGCCCCAGGAGATACTCGACCGGATCAACGCCGCCGAGCAGGGGGCCGAGGCGGCCCTGGGGATTCGCTTCACCGCCGTGGGCCCGGACGGGGTGCGCGCGGAGATGGACGTGGACGGCCGCCACAAGCAGCCGATGGGGCTGGTCCACGGGGGCATGTACTGCGTTCTCACCGAGGGGGTGGCCTCGCTCGCGGCGCTGGTGGCCTCCGAGGGCAGGCCGATCGTGGGCGTCAATAACACCACGGACTTCCTGCGCCCGGTGTCCTCCGGGACGGTGACGGCCCAGGCCACGGCCATTCAACAGGGGCGGCGCACCCAACTGTGGGAGGTACGCATGGAGCACGAGGGTAAGTTGGTGGCCCTGGGGCGGCTGCGCACCATGCTGGCGAGCTAA
- a CDS encoding magnesium and cobalt transport protein CorA — translation MDLCRSFRDGVPGPCDAPGDFTWLDLHSPTSTRMEEVARHYELDELIVEDAVTARQRPKVERYDSHLFLVMRTVAYTEGPSDPRQIIRTGEVHLAIGPRFVLSVRHGAQVPGLLERLDRPLELADHGPFSLAWATADIIVTKHLRIADELEQDLDELEEDVFDPSADFHIDEIYQLKREVLEMRHSIASLPTALTSLITRHGDLLSKEVHSYFRDVADNATIARDRVINLDDRLSALIDAGAAKVSLQQNQDMRKLSVLAGMVVLPTLIAGIYGMNFEDMPELHWALGYPFALGLMALSMALVWWVCRRRGWI, via the coding sequence ATGGATTTATGCCGTTCTTTCCGCGATGGTGTTCCCGGCCCGTGCGACGCCCCTGGGGATTTCACCTGGTTGGACCTGCACTCCCCCACCAGCACGCGCATGGAAGAGGTGGCTCGGCACTACGAACTCGATGAACTCATCGTGGAGGATGCGGTCACGGCCAGGCAGCGCCCCAAGGTGGAGCGCTATGATTCCCATCTTTTTCTGGTCATGCGCACGGTGGCCTATACCGAGGGCCCGAGCGATCCGCGCCAGATCATCCGCACCGGCGAGGTGCACCTGGCGATAGGGCCGCGCTTTGTGCTCAGCGTGCGGCACGGGGCGCAGGTGCCGGGGCTGCTTGAGCGGTTGGATAGGCCGCTGGAACTGGCGGATCACGGCCCCTTTTCCCTGGCCTGGGCCACGGCGGACATCATCGTGACGAAGCACCTGCGCATTGCCGATGAATTGGAGCAGGATCTCGATGAATTAGAGGAAGATGTGTTTGATCCCAGCGCGGATTTCCACATCGACGAGATTTATCAGCTCAAGCGCGAGGTGCTGGAAATGCGACACAGCATTGCCTCCCTGCCCACCGCCCTAACCAGCCTGATCACCCGGCACGGGGACCTGCTCAGCAAGGAGGTTCATTCCTATTTCCGCGACGTGGCCGATAATGCCACCATTGCGCGGGATCGAGTGATTAACCTCGACGATCGCCTCAGCGCCCTCATCGACGCCGGGGCCGCCAAGGTTTCCCTGCAACAAAACCAGGACATGCGCAAACTCTCCGTGTTAGCGGGCATGGTGGTGCTGCCCACCCTCATCGCCGGGATTTACGGCATGAACTTTGAGGACATGCCGGAACTCCACTGGGCGCTGGGCTATCCCTTTGCCCTGGGGCTCATGGCGCTCTCGATGGCGTTGGTGTGGTGGGTGTGCCGCAGGCGCGGCTGGATCTAA
- a CDS encoding class I SAM-dependent methyltransferase produces the protein MPTWKEIIARNPHHSEEYAARWRRIAASGKDIFGEARLIDALVPRQARILDAGCGTGRIGGWLSRRGHRVDGIDLDPVLIEHARQDYPEATWEVGDLGIDPLPQGRYDAVVCAGNVMGFIEADRRAAAVKNIARSLAPGGRAAVGFGAGRGWEFPDFLDTCRSAGLEVEHQYSTWDMRPFTRESDFLVAVLRS, from the coding sequence ATGCCCACCTGGAAAGAAATCATCGCCCGCAATCCCCACCACTCCGAGGAATACGCCGCGCGCTGGCGTCGCATTGCCGCTAGCGGCAAGGATATCTTCGGTGAGGCCCGGCTTATCGACGCCCTGGTGCCCCGCCAGGCACGTATCCTCGACGCTGGCTGCGGCACCGGGAGGATCGGCGGCTGGCTTTCCCGGCGCGGCCACCGGGTTGATGGGATAGACCTCGATCCGGTGCTCATCGAACACGCGCGCCAGGACTACCCCGAGGCCACCTGGGAGGTGGGGGACCTGGGAATAGACCCGCTGCCGCAGGGACGGTACGACGCGGTGGTCTGCGCCGGGAACGTCATGGGCTTCATCGAGGCCGATCGACGCGCGGCGGCGGTGAAAAACATCGCCCGGTCGCTTGCCCCGGGAGGACGCGCCGCGGTGGGCTTTGGGGCCGGGCGCGGCTGGGAGTTCCCCGATTTTTTGGATACCTGCCGCAGCGCCGGGCTAGAGGTGGAGCACCAATACTCCACCTGGGACATGCGGCCCTTCACCCGGGAATCGGACTTCCTGGTGGCGGTGCTGCGGTCCTAG
- a CDS encoding HAAAP family serine/threonine permease: MATTTQRPPRGLDASWTISLFGTAVGAGILFLPINAGSSGVWPLLIATLLIGPMTYFSHRALARMVCVSPRKGEDITVVARDYFGEKIGWVITLLYFAAIYPIVLIYGVSITNTVDSLIVNQLNGPQIPRALLSGLLVGGMTLILVFGQKIMLAVTQVLVYPLIFLLGAISLYLIPSWDFEGFFGAPGKGVWATVAAVWLVIPVLVFAFNHSPAISQFSLAMQRNHGENATRRASVVLAYTAILLTVFTMFFVWSCSLALGTEGLAAAREANLPVLSYMANVFDNPVLSYLAPIIAIAAIVSSYFGHVLGAAEGAQSIVRGVVKRDLPQRPLELGVYAFIFLTTWLAAIINPSVLDLIETLSGPVIAALLYLMPMYAIAKVPALAPYRKQASNVFIVISGLVAISAIVFKIVA; the protein is encoded by the coding sequence ATGGCTACTACCACACAGCGCCCGCCGCGCGGCCTCGACGCCAGTTGGACCATCTCATTATTTGGTACCGCCGTGGGCGCCGGTATCCTCTTCCTGCCCATCAATGCCGGCAGTTCCGGCGTGTGGCCGCTGCTGATCGCCACGCTGCTCATCGGCCCGATGACGTACTTCTCGCACCGGGCCCTGGCCCGCATGGTGTGCGTCTCTCCGCGCAAGGGCGAGGACATCACCGTGGTGGCCCGCGACTATTTTGGGGAGAAGATCGGTTGGGTCATCACCCTGCTGTACTTCGCCGCGATCTATCCCATCGTGCTCATCTACGGGGTGAGCATCACCAATACGGTGGATAGTTTGATCGTCAATCAGCTCAACGGCCCGCAGATTCCCCGCGCGCTGCTCTCCGGCCTGCTGGTGGGCGGCATGACCTTGATCCTGGTGTTCGGCCAAAAGATCATGCTGGCGGTCACCCAGGTGTTGGTGTACCCCCTGATCTTCCTGCTGGGAGCCATCTCCCTGTACCTGATCCCCTCCTGGGACTTCGAGGGGTTCTTCGGCGCTCCCGGCAAGGGCGTGTGGGCCACCGTGGCGGCGGTGTGGTTGGTGATCCCGGTGCTGGTCTTTGCCTTTAACCACTCCCCGGCCATCTCCCAGTTCTCCCTGGCCATGCAGCGCAATCACGGGGAGAATGCCACCCGGCGCGCCTCCGTGGTGCTGGCGTACACCGCGATCCTGCTCACCGTGTTCACCATGTTCTTTGTGTGGTCGTGCTCCCTCGCCCTGGGCACGGAGGGCCTGGCCGCCGCCCGCGAGGCCAATCTCCCGGTGCTGTCTTATATGGCCAATGTGTTTGATAACCCGGTGCTTTCCTACCTCGCGCCGATCATCGCCATCGCGGCCATCGTGTCCTCGTACTTCGGCCACGTGCTCGGCGCGGCGGAGGGCGCGCAGAGCATTGTGCGCGGTGTGGTCAAGCGCGATCTTCCGCAGCGGCCCCTGGAATTAGGCGTGTACGCCTTCATCTTCCTCACCACGTGGCTGGCGGCCATCATCAATCCCAGCGTGCTGGATCTCATTGAGACTCTTTCCGGCCCCGTGATCGCCGCCCTGCTCTACCTCATGCCCATGTACGCCATCGCCAAGGTTCCGGCGCTCGCGCCGTATCGCAAGCAGGCCTCGAACGTCTTTATCGTGATCTCCGGGCTGGTGGCCATCAGCGCCATCGTGTTCAAGATCGTGGCTTAG
- a CDS encoding bifunctional hydroxymethylpyrimidine kinase/phosphomethylpyrimidine kinase: MVIPRVLTIAGTDPTGGAGIQADIKAISEAGGFPLSIVTALVAQNTQGVRSIHTPPQDFLLAQLDAVFEDVQVDSLKIGMLGGAQTIATVARYLREHPVGPIVLDPVMVATSGDRLLDRDAESAIAELCAQADVITPNLRELAVLAHTTPARDLEEAISQALPLAQNWETSVVVKGGHLTGSADNALVTPDGSVHRVPCPRINTPHTHGTGCSLSSSLATRLLIDATPHAALTWSTRWLAEAISHGGDLHVGRGNGPVDHSHRSRRLSAQASTAPWPWPTEFAPQPTPDDSWAAGPWTRALWELAQTPLAETYALDFIRQLGHGSLDRGDFLFYLAQDSHYLLSYSRTLARVSSRCDHPEHSTRWAQDAAACLEEEAQLHRSELGALTEEVSPTTLAYTSFLSAAADSGSYAEAAAAVLPCYWLYAHIGLRLSEGITPDHPYAPWLSTYGDSDFLDGTRQAIARVEYALEQASPAERLRAARAFVAACYFERDFFAQASCR, from the coding sequence ATCGTGATACCGCGCGTATTGACCATCGCCGGAACCGACCCCACCGGGGGTGCCGGTATCCAGGCGGACATCAAGGCCATTTCCGAGGCCGGGGGTTTCCCCCTTTCCATCGTCACCGCCCTGGTGGCGCAGAATACCCAGGGTGTGCGTTCTATTCACACCCCGCCCCAGGATTTCCTGCTGGCCCAGTTGGACGCCGTCTTTGAGGATGTCCAGGTGGATTCCCTCAAGATCGGCATGCTGGGCGGGGCGCAGACCATCGCCACCGTGGCAAGGTACCTGCGCGAGCACCCCGTGGGCCCCATCGTGCTCGATCCGGTCATGGTGGCCACCAGCGGGGATCGCCTGCTTGACCGCGACGCCGAATCCGCCATCGCGGAACTGTGCGCCCAGGCGGACGTTATCACCCCCAACCTGCGCGAACTGGCGGTGCTCGCCCACACCACACCCGCCCGTGACCTGGAGGAGGCCATCTCCCAGGCACTACCGCTGGCCCAAAACTGGGAAACCAGCGTGGTGGTCAAGGGCGGACATCTCACCGGCAGCGCGGATAACGCCCTGGTCACCCCCGATGGCTCCGTCCACCGGGTGCCCTGTCCCCGGATTAACACCCCGCACACCCACGGCACCGGCTGCTCCCTTTCCTCCAGCCTGGCCACGCGCCTGCTTATCGACGCCACGCCCCACGCCGCCCTCACCTGGTCCACCCGCTGGTTGGCCGAGGCGATCTCGCACGGCGGGGATCTCCACGTGGGTCGGGGCAACGGGCCGGTGGATCATTCCCATCGCAGCCGACGCCTCAGCGCCCAGGCCTCCACCGCGCCCTGGCCGTGGCCCACGGAGTTCGCGCCGCAGCCCACGCCCGATGATTCCTGGGCCGCCGGGCCCTGGACCCGCGCGCTGTGGGAACTGGCGCAGACTCCCCTGGCGGAAACCTACGCGCTGGACTTTATCCGGCAACTGGGCCACGGCAGCCTGGATCGTGGGGACTTCCTCTTCTACCTCGCCCAGGATTCCCACTACCTGCTTTCCTATTCCCGCACCCTGGCCCGGGTGTCCTCGCGCTGCGATCACCCCGAGCACTCCACCCGGTGGGCCCAGGACGCCGCCGCATGCCTCGAGGAGGAGGCCCAGCTGCACCGCTCGGAGTTGGGTGCCCTCACCGAGGAGGTCTCCCCCACCACGCTGGCCTATACCTCCTTTCTCTCCGCCGCCGCCGATTCCGGGAGTTACGCGGAGGCCGCCGCCGCGGTGCTGCCCTGTTACTGGCTCTACGCCCACATTGGGCTGCGCCTCAGCGAGGGGATCACCCCGGATCACCCCTACGCCCCGTGGTTGAGCACCTACGGCGACTCGGACTTCCTCGACGGCACCCGCCAGGCCATCGCGCGCGTGGAATACGCCTTAGAGCAGGCTTCCCCGGCCGAACGACTGCGTGCGGCGCGGGCCTTCGTGGCGGCCTGTTACTTCGAGCGGGACTTCTTCGCACAGGCCTCCTGCCGCTGA
- a CDS encoding NAD(P)/FAD-dependent oxidoreductase: protein MSSAKKAYRPAGGRHHVVVIGSGFGGLFATKDLKDADVDVTLIDRGNHHLFQPLLYQVATGILSSGEIAPSTRQILAGQENASVVKGEVTDIDVETKTVTTHLGNYERSYEYDSLIVAAGAGQSYFGNDHFAQYAPGMKTLDDALEIRARIIGAFERAELTTDPAERERLLTFVIVGAGPTGVELAGQLAEMAHRTLSGEYRNFSTDSAKILLLDGAPQVLPPFGKRLGRKAQRQLEKLGVEVKLGAMVTNVDETSVTYKAGEEEHTIESYTKIWSAGVAASPLGKLVAEQAGVEVDRAGRVQVNPDLSVGEHKNVFVIGDMMGLNRLPGVAQVAIQTGQYVAEQIAAETEGEQKPEDRVPFEYFDKGSMATISRFSAVVKMGKVEVTGFIGWVLWLAVHVMYLVGFRNRLVAAFAWGLNALSRKRWNLATTRQQLHGRNGLNKLNGLVGSDADFPIEVRDTRRFGEK from the coding sequence ATGTCATCTGCTAAGAAAGCCTATCGCCCCGCCGGTGGTCGCCATCACGTCGTGGTGATCGGCTCCGGCTTTGGCGGCCTCTTTGCCACCAAGGATCTCAAGGACGCTGACGTCGATGTCACCCTGATTGATCGCGGCAACCACCACCTCTTCCAGCCGCTGCTCTACCAGGTGGCCACGGGCATCCTGTCCTCCGGGGAGATCGCTCCCTCCACCCGCCAGATCCTGGCCGGGCAGGAGAACGCCTCCGTGGTCAAGGGCGAGGTCACCGACATTGACGTGGAGACCAAGACCGTGACCACCCACCTGGGCAATTACGAGCGCAGCTACGAATACGATTCCCTCATCGTCGCCGCCGGTGCCGGGCAGTCCTACTTTGGCAACGATCACTTTGCCCAGTACGCCCCCGGTATGAAGACGCTGGACGATGCCCTGGAGATCCGCGCCCGGATCATCGGCGCCTTCGAGCGCGCCGAACTGACCACCGACCCCGCCGAGCGCGAGCGCCTGCTCACCTTCGTCATCGTCGGCGCGGGCCCCACCGGCGTGGAACTGGCCGGGCAGTTGGCCGAGATGGCGCACCGCACCCTCTCCGGGGAATACCGCAACTTCTCCACCGACTCCGCCAAGATTTTGCTTCTCGACGGCGCCCCCCAGGTGCTCCCGCCCTTTGGCAAGCGCCTGGGCCGCAAGGCGCAGCGCCAGTTGGAAAAACTCGGCGTGGAGGTCAAACTCGGCGCGATGGTGACCAACGTGGACGAGACCTCCGTGACCTACAAGGCCGGGGAGGAGGAACACACCATCGAGAGTTACACCAAGATCTGGTCCGCCGGTGTGGCCGCCTCCCCGCTGGGCAAGCTCGTGGCCGAGCAGGCGGGCGTGGAGGTGGACCGCGCCGGACGCGTGCAGGTCAATCCCGATCTCTCCGTGGGCGAGCACAAGAACGTCTTTGTCATCGGTGACATGATGGGGCTCAACCGCCTGCCAGGCGTGGCCCAGGTGGCCATTCAGACCGGCCAGTATGTGGCGGAGCAGATCGCCGCGGAGACCGAGGGGGAGCAAAAGCCCGAGGATCGCGTGCCTTTCGAGTACTTTGACAAGGGTTCGATGGCCACCATCTCCCGCTTCTCCGCCGTGGTGAAGATGGGCAAGGTGGAGGTCACCGGCTTCATCGGCTGGGTGCTCTGGCTGGCCGTGCACGTGATGTACCTGGTGGGCTTCCGTAATCGCCTGGTAGCGGCCTTTGCCTGGGGCCTCAACGCGCTTTCCCGCAAGCGCTGGAACCTGGCCACCACCCGCCAGCAGCTTCACGGCCGCAACGGCCTGAACAAGCTCAACGGCCTAGTGGGTTCGGACGCGGACTTCCCCATCGAGGTACGCGATACCCGCCGCTTCGGAGAGAAGTAA